Proteins encoded within one genomic window of Columba livia isolate bColLiv1 breed racing homer chromosome 1, bColLiv1.pat.W.v2, whole genome shotgun sequence:
- the ATP5PF gene encoding ATP synthase-coupling factor 6, mitochondrial produces MILRQILRLSSTFSSAVSIHLRRNIGLSAIVFNKAKELDPVQKLFLDKIREYNTKSKQAGGPVDAGPDFQKEMNESLARLQRQYGEGDLTKFPEFKFEEPNFEETPK; encoded by the exons ATGATCCTGCGTCAGATTCTGCGACTTTCTTCCACTTTTAGCTCTGCTGTTTCCATTCACTTGCGCAGAAACATAGGGCTTTCTGCTATTGTCTTTAATAAGGCAAAAGAGCTCGATCCGGTTCAGAAGCTCTTCTTGGACAAGATCAGAGAATACAACACAAAGAGCAA gCAAGCTGGAGGGCCTGTTGATGCAGGCCCTGACTTTCAGAAAGAGATGAATGAATCCCTTGCTAGACTTCAACGGCAGTATGGTGAGGGAGATCTAACCAAGTTTCCAGAATTTAAATTTGAAG AGCCAAACTTCGAGGAGACTCCAAAGTGA
- the GABPA gene encoding GA-binding protein alpha chain, with protein MTKREAEELIEIEIDGTEKQECTEESIVEQTYTTAEFVSQAIDINEPIGNLKKLLEPRLQCSLDAHEICLQDIQLDPDRSLFDQGVKTDGTVQLSVQVISRQGIEPKLNILEIVKPVETVEVVIDPDAHHAEAEAHLVEEAQVITLDGTKHITTISDETSEQVTRWAAALEGYRKEQERLGIPYDPVQWSTDQVLHWVLWVMKEFSMTDIDLNVLSIPGRELCSLSQEDFFQRVPRGEILWSHLELLRKYVLASQEHSGEIATVTIDQPVQIIPASVQPATPTTIKVINSSAKAAKVQRAPRISGEDRSSPGNRTGNNGQIQLWQFLLELLTDKDARDCISWVGDEGEFKLNQPELVAQKWGQRKNKPTMNYEKLSRALRYYYDGDMICKVQGKRFVYKFVCDLKTLIGYSAAELNRLVTECEQKKLAKMQLHGIAQPVTAVALATASLQTEKES; from the exons ATGACTAAGAGAGAGGCAGAGGAGCTGATAGAAATAGAAATTGATGGAACTGAGAAACAGGAATGCACTGAAGAAAG CATTGTTGAGCAAACCTACACCACTGCAGAGTTTGTAAGTCAAGCTATTGACATCAATGAACCAATTGGAAATCTTAAGAAGCTGCTGGAACCCAGACTGCAGTGCTCCTTGGATGCACATGAAATTTGCCTGCAAGATATCCAG CTGGACCCAGATAGAAGCCTTTTTGATCAAGGAGTAAAAACAGATGGAACAGTGCAACTCAGTGTGCAAGTAATATCTAGGCAAG GGATAGAGCCCAAATTAAACATCCTTGAAATTGTGAAGCCTGTGGAGACTGTGGAGGTGGTGATTGATCCAGATGCTCATCACGCAGAGGCTGAAGCTCACCTTGTTGAGGAAGCTCAAGTGATAACCTTGGATGGAACAAAACATATCACAACGATTTCAGATGAAACCTCTGAACAAGTGACACGATGGGCTGCAGCGTTGGAAGGCTACCGAAAGGAGCAGGAGCGCCTTGGAATACCCTATG ACCCAGTGCAGTGGTCAACAGACCAGGTGCTCCATTGGGTGTTGTGGGTGATGAAGGAGTTCAGCATGACAGACATTGACCTCAATGTACTCAGCATTCCCGGGCGGGAGCTCTGCAGCCTCAGCCAAGAAGACTTCTTCCAGCGCGTCCCGCGGGGAGAAATCCTCTGGAGCCATTTGGAGCTTCTTCGAAAGT ATGTTTTGGCTAGCCAAGAGCATTCTGGAGAAATAGCAACTGTTACTATCGATCAGC CTGTGCAGATTATTCCAGCATCTGTACAGCCTGCTACCCCCACCACCATTAAAGTAATAAACAGCAGTGCAAAGGCAGCTAAAGTACAGCGAGCTCCAAGGATCTCTGGGGAAGACAGAAGTTCCCCTGGGAACAGAACAG GAAACAATGGCCAGATCCAGTTGTGGCAGTTTTTATTGGAACTTCTCACTGACAAAGATGCTCGGGACTGTATTTCTTGGGTTGGTGATGAAGGAGAGTTTAAATTGAATCAACCCGAACTGGTTGCGCAAAAATGGGGGCAGcgtaaaaacaaacccaccatgAACTATGAGAAACTTAGTCGGGCTTTGAG gtaTTACTATGATGGAGACATGATCTGCAAAGTGCAAGGCAAGAGGTTTGTGTACAAATTTGTCTGCGACTTGAAAACTCTCATTGGCTACAGCGCAGCAGAGCTGAACCGGTTGGTCACGGAGTGTGAGCAGAAGAAACTGGCCAAGATGCAGCTCCACGGCATCGCGCAGCCGGTCACAGCTGTGGCTCTGGCCACGGCCTCCCTGCAAACAGAGAAGGAGAGCTAA